One Stenotrophomonas maltophilia DNA window includes the following coding sequences:
- the dnaN gene encoding DNA polymerase III subunit beta — MRFTLQREAFLKPLAQVVNVVERRQTLPVLANFLVQVQNGQLSLTGTDLEVEMVSRIAVEDAQDGETTIPARKLFEIIRALPDGSRITVSQTGDKITVQAGRSRFTLATLPSNDFPSVDEVEATERVAIGEATLKELIERTAFAMAQQDVRYYLNGLLFDLRGDALRTVATDGHRLALCETDLAKPSGSKRQIIVPRKGVTELQRLLESGDREIELEVGRSHVRVKRDDVTFTSKLIDGRFPDYEAVIPIGADREVKVDREALRASLQRAAILSNEKYRGIRVEVSPGNLKISAHNPEQEEAQEEIEADTTVSDLAIGFNVNYLLDALSALRDEEVIIQLRDSNSSALVRESSSEKSRHVVMPLRL; from the coding sequence ATGCGTTTCACACTGCAGCGCGAAGCCTTTCTCAAGCCGTTGGCACAGGTCGTCAACGTGGTCGAACGCCGCCAGACCCTTCCGGTTCTGGCCAATTTCCTGGTCCAGGTGCAGAACGGCCAGCTGTCGCTGACCGGTACCGACCTGGAAGTGGAGATGGTGTCGCGGATCGCGGTTGAAGATGCCCAGGACGGCGAAACCACCATCCCCGCCCGCAAGCTGTTCGAGATCATCCGCGCTCTGCCCGACGGCAGCCGGATCACCGTCTCGCAGACCGGTGACAAGATCACCGTGCAGGCCGGCCGCAGCCGCTTCACCCTGGCCACCCTGCCCTCCAACGACTTCCCGTCGGTTGACGAAGTGGAAGCCACCGAGCGCGTGGCCATCGGCGAAGCGACCCTGAAGGAGCTGATCGAGCGCACCGCGTTCGCGATGGCCCAGCAGGACGTGCGCTACTACCTCAACGGTCTGCTGTTCGACCTGCGCGGTGATGCGCTGCGTACCGTTGCCACCGACGGCCACCGCCTGGCGCTGTGTGAAACCGACCTGGCCAAGCCCAGTGGTTCCAAGCGCCAGATCATTGTGCCGCGCAAGGGCGTGACCGAACTGCAGCGCCTGCTGGAGAGCGGCGATCGCGAGATCGAGCTGGAAGTCGGCCGCAGCCACGTCCGCGTCAAGCGCGACGATGTCACCTTCACCTCGAAGCTGATCGACGGCCGTTTCCCGGATTATGAAGCGGTGATTCCGATCGGTGCCGACCGCGAAGTGAAGGTTGATCGTGAAGCACTGCGTGCCTCGCTGCAGCGCGCCGCGATCCTGTCCAACGAGAAGTACCGCGGCATCCGCGTGGAAGTCTCGCCGGGCAACCTGAAGATCAGCGCGCACAACCCGGAGCAGGAAGAAGCCCAGGAAGAGATCGAAGCCGACACCACGGTCAGCGATCTGGCCATCGGCTTCAACGTGAACTACCTGCTGGATGCCCTGTCCGCCCTGCGCGATGAGGAAGTCATCATCCAGCTGCGCGACTCCAACTCCTCCGCGCTGGTGCGTGAATCGAGCAGCGAGAAGTCGCGCCACGTGGTGATGCCGCTGCGGCTCTGA